The following coding sequences lie in one Saccharomyces mikatae IFO 1815 strain IFO1815 genome assembly, chromosome: 10 genomic window:
- the DAN4 gene encoding Dan4p (similar to Saccharomyces cerevisiae DAN4 (YJR151C)), whose translation MVKISVIASVAALATSAAAITATTTLSPYDERVNLIELAVYVSDIRAHLFQYYSFQNRHKSETYPPEIAKAVFDNGDFTTMLTGISGDEVTRMITGVPWYSTRLKPAISVALSKDGILTVIPTTTSTTSTTSTKSTTSTKSTTSTKSTTSTKSTTSTTSTTSKTSIITHISDTSSASIQKTSSSDIYSSSESGSSSVSTSSATPASSSEVTTSSEPNYWSVSTSSAAPSSSSEVTTSSAAPASSSEVTTSSEPGYSIVVTSSATPVSSSEVITSSEPGYSSVVTSSATPVSSSEVITSSAAPASSSEVITSSEPGYSSVVTSSATPASSSEVITSSAAPASSSEVITSSEPGYSSVVTSSATPASSSEVITSSAAPASSSEVITSSEPGYSSVVTSSATPASSSEVITSSEPDYSSVVTSSATPVSSSEVITSSEPGYSSVVTSSAAPASSSEVITSSAAPASSSEVITSSAAPASSSEVITSSAAPASSSEVTTSSEPGYSIVVTSSATPVSSSEVITSSAAPASSSEVITSSAAPASSSEVITSSEPGYSSVVTSSATPASSSEVITSSEPGYSSVVTSSATPVSSSEVITSSAAPASSSEVITSSEPGFSSVVTSSATPASSSEVITSSAAPASSSEVITSSEPGYSSVVTSSATPVSSSEVITSSAAPASSSEVTTSSEPSYSSAVRSSAGPVFASVPISSNGVTSSTESLYTASASTQILVSSSRAADFFTRPTASTKSKFLGDSSIQSTITFFSTSSPLASSSDEVTTSTERGSFNISTSESIISISEPSSSPMFTSITYNTRSASSVELLLSKELSCTSSPSIVSQSIVSPSPMYPTSSAASLKSTSPLSASPRSTCSVTRGSECTTSSTVVPSGNVHNGTLTIENLPTDEIVITSCKRGCSETFAAHNFTGFQIDSTISSAPMTNFKDGPTKKDSILTKTQVSTVEVTISSCSDDFCTVLTTPIVNDDSWISTLSGSKLITTEKISCSAGTFTTINIPASTIMVRTTATTDVATTSCKNIEQDTTVTKTNFFTTETTITSCSAGTCAMLTSPVTIFNTNENTLATAEPSNIVTPVTSCLAGFCSTLTVAVPTISGKATTINDVATTSSKDTNEDNTSTKTKVSSFISTTTSCSAGVCTTLTVPVTTVNAKASTSNKAEYSTPYKTKVSCSDDVRITLASTATAIDAGANMFTRTEVPAIETTVTSCSDGACATIIAPIATATSMAISQIPETSSTASIIVSSASYTVSINTNGAYKFHGDNLLGAVLGGAALLLL comes from the coding sequence ATGGTAAAGATAAGTGTCATAGCGAGCGTTGCCGCATTGGCTACAAGTGCAGCTGCTATTACCGCGACCACTACATTATCTCCTTATGATGAAAGAGTCAACCTAATTGAATTGGCTGTTTACGTCTCTGATATCAGAGCCCATCTGTTCCAGTACTACTCTTTCCAAAATCGACACAAGAGTGAGACATATCCTCCGGAAATTGCTAAAGCCGTTTTTGACAATGGCGATTTCACCACCATGCTAACCGGGATTTCGGGTGACGAAGTAACCAGAATGATCACAGGTGTTCCGTGGTATTCTACGAGATTAAAGCCTGCTATCTCTGTAGCACTTTCAAAGGATGGTATTCTCACTGTTATACCAACCACAACCTCTACCACCTCTACTACTTCTACGAAATCTACTACTTCTACGAAATCTACTACTTCTACGAAATCTACTACTTCTACGAAATCTACTACTTCCACTACCTCTACTACTTCTAAAACTTCTATTATAACTCATATTTCTGATACATCAAGTGCTTCCATTCAAAAGACATCTTCAAGTGATAtctattcttcttctgaatCTGGCTCTTCCAGTGTATCCACCTCTTCTGCCACACCCGCCTCTTCTAGTGAAGTGACTACTTCTTCTGAACCTAACTATTGGAGTGTATCCACCTCTTCTGCCGCACCCTCCTCTTCTAGTGAAGTGACTACTTCTTCTGCCGCACCCGCCTCTTCTAGTGAAGTGACTACTTCTTCTGAACCTGGCTATTCGATTGTAGTCACCTCTTCTGCCACACCCGTCTCTTCTAGTGAAGTGATTACTTCTTCTGAACCTGGCTATTCGAGTGTAGTCACCTCTTCTGCCACACCCGTCTCTTCTAGTGAAGTTATTACTTCTTCTGCCGCACCCGCCTCTTCTAGTGAAGTGATTACTTCTTCTGAACCTGGCTATTCGAGTGTAGTCACCTCTTCTGCCACACCCGCCTCTTCTAGTGAAGTTATTACTTCTTCTGCCGCACCCGCCTCTTCTAGTGAAGTGATTACTTCTTCTGAACCTGGCTATTCGAGTGTAGTCACCTCTTCTGCCACACCCGCCTCTTCTAGTGAAGTTATTACTTCTTCTGCCGCACCCGCCTCTTCTAGTGAAGTGATTACTTCTTCTGAACCTGGCTATTCGAGTGTAGTCACCTCTTCTGCCACACCCGCCTCTTCTAGTGAAGTGATTACTTCTTCTGAACCTGACTATTCGAGTGTAGTCACCTCTTCTGCCACACCCGTCTCTTCTAGTGAAGTTATTACTTCTTCTGAACCTGGCTATTCGAGTGTAGTCACCTCTTCTGCCGCACCCGCCTCTTCTAGTGAAGTTATTACTTCTTCTGCCGCACCCGCCTCTTCTAGTGAAGTTATTACTTCTTCTGCCGCACCCGCCTCTTCTAGTGAAGTTATTACTTCTTCTGCCGCACCCGCCTCTTCTAGTGAAGTGACTACTTCTTCTGAACCTGGCTATTCGATTGTAGTCACCTCTTCTGCCACACCCGTCTCTTCTAGTGAAGTTATTACTTCTTCTGCCGCACCCGCCTCTTCTAGTGAAGTTATTACTTCTTCTGCCGCACCCGCCTCTTCTAGTGAAGTGATTACTTCTTCTGAACCTGGCTATTCGAGTGTAGTCACCTCTTCTGCCACACCCGCCTCTTCTAGTGAAGTGATTACTTCTTCTGAACCTGGCTATTCGAGTGTAGTCACCTCTTCTGCCACACCCGTCTCTTCTAGTGAAGTTATTACTTCTTCTGCCGCACCCGCCTCTTCTAGTGAAGTGATTACTTCTTCTGAACCTGGCTTTTCGAGTGTAGTCACCTCTTCTGCCACACCCGCCTCTTCTAGTGAAGTTATTACTTCTTCTGCCGCACCCGCCTCTTCTAGTGAAGTGATTACTTCTTCTGAACCTGGCTATTCGAGTGTAGTCACCTCTTCTGCCACACCCGTCTCTTCTAGTGAAGTGATTACTTCTTCTGCCGCACCCGCCTCTTCTAGTGAAGTAACTACTTCTTCTGAACCTAGCTATTCGAGTGCAGTCAGGTCCTCTGCCGGACCAGTCTTTGCCAGCGTACctatttcttctaatgGTGTCACTTCTTCTACCGAAAGTTTATATACTGCTTCCGCTTCCACTCaaattcttgtttcttCAAGCAGAGCTGCCGATTTCTTCACTAGACCCACTGCCTCTACTAAGTCTAAGTTTCTTGGTGACTCTTCTATTCAATCCActattacttttttttctacttccTCCCCACTTGCTAGTTCATCTGATGAAGTAACTACTTCTACTGAGAGAGGCTCTTTCAATATTTCCACCAGTGAAAGTATTATCTCTATTTCAGAGCCCTCTAGTTCACCTATGTTTACTTCGATTACTTACAATACTAGGAGTGCTTCCTCTGTAGAACTTTTATTATCTAAAGAGTTAAGTTGCACTTCCAGTCCCTCAATCGTTTCTCAATCAATTGTCTCTCCCTCTCCTATGTATCCTACATCTTCAGCTGCTTCCCTCAAGTCAACTTCTCCTCTCTCGGCCTCCCCAAGAAGTACTTGTAGTGTTACCAGAGGTTCCGAATGTACCACCAGTAGTACAGTAGTCCCTTCAGGAAATGTCCATAATGGGACCTTGACAATAGAGAATCTACCAACAGATGAAATTGTTATAACTAGTTGTAAGAGAGGTTGCTCCGAAACATTTGCTGCTCACAATTTTACCGGGTTTCAAATAGATAGCACCATCAGCAGTGCTCCTATGACTAACTTTAAAGACGGTCCCACTAAAAAAGATAGTATTTTGACGAAAACTCAAGTTTCTACTGTCGAAGTCACTATAAGTAGTTGCTCGGACGATTTTTGTACTGTTTTGACCACTCCAATTGTTAATGACGACTCCTGGATTAGCACATTATCAGGTTCCAAACTCATTActactgaaaaaatcagCTGCTCGGCTGGAACATTTACCACTATAAACATTCCAGCTTCTACTATCATGGTTAGAACTACTGCAACTACTGATGTTGCTACCACTAGTTGCAAGAATATTGAACAAGACACTACAGTAACGAAGACGAACTTTTTTACCACTGAAACCACTATTACTAGTTGCTCCGCCGGTACCTGTGCCATGCTGACATCTCCGGTAACCATTTTTAACACTAATGAGAACACATTGGCCACTGCTGAACCTTCCAATATTGTAACACCTGTAACAAGTTGTTTAGCTGGTTTTTGCTCCACTCTAACTGTTGCAGTTCCTACTATTAGTGGTAAAGCAACTACGATCAACGATGTTGCTACTACCAGTAGTAAAGATACTAACGAAGATAATActtcaacaaaaacaaaagtgTCCTCTTTTATAAGCACTACAACCAGTTGCTCTGCCGGTGTATGTACGACTCTGACAGTCCCAGTTACCACTGTTAACGCCAAAGCTAGCACATCGAACAAAGCTGAATATTCTACTCCCTATAAAACTAAAGTCAGTTGCTCAGACGATGTTCGCATTACCCTAGCTTCTACGGCTACTGCTATCGATGCTGGTGCTAACATGTTTACGAGGACCGAGGTGCCTGCCATTGAAACCACTGTAACTAGCTGTTCAGATGGCGCCTGTGCCACAATAATTGCACCAATTGCTACTGCTACCAGTATGGCCATCTCTCAAATTCCAGAAACATCTTCAACCGCTTCCATCATTGTTTCATCTGCTTCTTATACTGTTAGTATCAATACTAATGGTGCGTATAAATTTCATGGAGATAACCTTCTTGGTGCTGTTTTGGGTGGTGCCGCTTTATTACTGTtatga